One Photobacterium sp. TY1-4 genomic window carries:
- a CDS encoding tetrathionate reductase subunit A: MDKTRRQLLKSGLAVGGVGAFAAGYSTTAKHMADGVLDGTAGQATRHPHHGNSLAPEMTVTDSGRVIPNPDQRVAPSMCFGCWTLCGLRVRIDNHSDDILRISGNPYHPLSHHEQIPFETPVKQAYLGLAGEAGLAGRSTACARGNGMMEIRNSPYRITQPLKRVGKRGEGKWIPISYEQLIEEIVEGGDLFGEGHVDGLRAIRDLDTPLDPANPEYGPKANQLLVTNAGNEGRDDILKRFAFNSFGTRNFGHHGSYCGYAFRAGSGALMSDLDKFAHLKPDLDHAEYVLFIGMSPAQAGNPFKRQARQLAEARSERQFDYTIVTPSLPAGSSSLAAGDNNHWLPINSGTDSALVLGMIQWILTHERYNRRFLAQPGVPAMKQAGTAHWCNATHLVISDDHHPRNGSFLRASDVNLSYTGQPLSDTDPFVIVDATSGALGVHTQTGEAALFVDREIALGNGPVRVKSSLQRLKEEAFKYDLAFYSAQCGIAEETIVDLARRFTNHGTKAVVDTHGGNMHTNGFYNSFTILMLNALVGNINCKGGAMAKAGGYPTAAAGPRYDFTKFQGKVKPKGVFLSRSKFPYHKTSEYKRRIAAGQSPYPTRAPWYPISAPLLTEHLSAAIDGYPYRLKAWINHMANPLYGVPGLSNLLRDNLADPKQLGLIVSVDAFINETTALSDYLVPDTVTYESWGMAVPWHGVPTKSVTARWPIVKPLTDKTADGRAINLENFFIDVAKKLELGGFGERAIQDSHGNWHPIHSADDYYLRAAANLAYVKGGVPAASAEDIVWSGLDRLLPAMQHVLTPEEVQRVAFIFARGGRFENADQAYRDTQMRHQWTRPLSIWNEKVGTSRNTLSGKLYSGCPTWYPQQLADGTPLAERYPASEWPFTLTNFKSNIHSAVSNLSPRLNSIKGVNPVYIHPDDAARLGIRTGDTFEIETPSASTRALAMVIHGVKPGTLGIEHGFGHQELGERAHWIGDQQQPVKMKSSDGININDIGLIDPTREGKGVLLDWVVGAAARLALPARIRKV, translated from the coding sequence ATGGATAAGACAAGACGACAGCTACTAAAATCCGGTCTGGCGGTGGGCGGCGTCGGCGCTTTTGCCGCAGGCTACAGCACCACCGCCAAACACATGGCCGACGGCGTCCTGGACGGCACCGCCGGGCAAGCCACCCGCCATCCGCACCACGGCAACTCGCTGGCGCCGGAAATGACCGTCACCGACAGCGGCCGGGTGATCCCCAACCCGGACCAGCGAGTGGCCCCATCCATGTGCTTCGGCTGCTGGACCCTGTGCGGGCTGCGGGTACGGATCGACAATCACAGCGACGACATCCTGCGCATTTCGGGCAACCCGTATCATCCGCTGTCCCATCACGAGCAAATTCCATTTGAGACCCCGGTCAAGCAAGCCTATCTGGGACTCGCCGGTGAGGCCGGTCTGGCCGGACGCTCGACCGCCTGTGCCCGGGGCAACGGGATGATGGAGATCCGCAACAGCCCGTACCGGATCACCCAGCCGCTCAAACGTGTCGGCAAACGGGGCGAAGGCAAGTGGATCCCGATCAGCTACGAGCAGCTCATCGAAGAAATCGTTGAAGGCGGCGATTTGTTCGGCGAGGGGCATGTCGACGGCCTGCGGGCGATCCGCGATCTCGACACCCCACTCGACCCGGCCAACCCGGAATACGGCCCGAAAGCCAACCAGTTGCTGGTCACCAATGCCGGGAACGAAGGGCGGGATGACATTCTCAAGCGCTTTGCCTTCAACAGCTTCGGCACCCGCAATTTCGGCCACCACGGCTCTTACTGCGGCTATGCGTTCCGCGCCGGTTCCGGTGCCCTGATGAGCGATCTGGACAAATTCGCCCACTTAAAACCGGACCTTGACCATGCCGAATACGTGCTGTTTATCGGCATGTCTCCCGCTCAGGCAGGCAACCCGTTCAAGCGTCAGGCGCGCCAGCTGGCCGAGGCCCGCAGCGAGCGCCAGTTCGACTACACCATTGTGACCCCGAGCCTGCCGGCCGGATCGTCCAGTCTGGCAGCGGGAGATAACAACCACTGGTTGCCGATCAACTCAGGCACCGACTCGGCACTGGTGCTGGGGATGATCCAGTGGATCCTCACCCACGAGCGCTACAATCGCCGCTTCCTCGCCCAGCCGGGCGTTCCGGCAATGAAGCAGGCCGGCACCGCCCACTGGTGTAATGCCACCCACCTGGTGATCAGCGATGACCACCATCCGCGCAACGGCAGTTTCCTGCGCGCGTCGGATGTCAATCTGAGCTATACCGGCCAGCCCTTATCGGACACCGACCCGTTTGTGATTGTCGACGCAACATCCGGCGCACTGGGCGTCCACACCCAAACCGGCGAAGCGGCACTGTTTGTCGATCGTGAAATCGCGCTCGGCAACGGCCCGGTGCGGGTAAAATCGTCCCTACAACGACTGAAAGAGGAAGCATTCAAGTACGATCTCGCCTTTTACAGCGCCCAGTGCGGCATTGCCGAAGAAACCATCGTCGATCTGGCCCGCCGCTTTACCAACCACGGCACCAAAGCGGTGGTTGATACCCATGGCGGCAACATGCACACCAACGGCTTTTATAATTCGTTTACCATTCTGATGCTCAATGCCCTAGTCGGGAATATCAACTGCAAAGGCGGCGCGATGGCCAAAGCCGGGGGCTACCCGACCGCAGCGGCCGGGCCGCGCTATGACTTCACCAAATTTCAGGGCAAGGTCAAACCCAAAGGGGTGTTCCTGTCGCGCAGCAAATTCCCGTATCACAAAACCAGCGAGTACAAACGCCGCATCGCGGCCGGGCAGTCACCCTACCCGACACGGGCCCCTTGGTATCCGATCTCGGCACCGCTGCTGACCGAGCATTTGTCCGCCGCGATTGACGGATATCCCTATCGCCTCAAAGCCTGGATCAACCACATGGCTAACCCGCTGTACGGGGTGCCGGGACTGAGCAATTTGCTGCGAGACAATCTGGCCGATCCCAAGCAGCTCGGCCTGATTGTTTCAGTCGATGCCTTTATCAATGAAACCACGGCGCTGTCGGATTATCTGGTGCCCGACACCGTGACCTATGAAAGCTGGGGGATGGCCGTGCCCTGGCACGGGGTGCCGACCAAAAGCGTCACCGCCCGCTGGCCGATCGTGAAACCGCTGACGGACAAAACCGCCGACGGCCGGGCCATCAACCTGGAGAACTTCTTTATTGATGTGGCGAAAAAGCTTGAGCTGGGCGGCTTCGGCGAGCGGGCAATTCAGGACAGCCACGGCAACTGGCACCCGATCCACAGCGCTGACGACTACTACCTGCGGGCGGCAGCCAACCTGGCGTATGTCAAAGGCGGGGTCCCGGCCGCGAGTGCAGAAGATATCGTCTGGTCCGGGCTCGACCGCCTGCTCCCGGCGATGCAACACGTGCTGACCCCGGAAGAAGTCCAGCGGGTCGCCTTTATCTTCGCCCGTGGTGGCCGGTTCGAGAATGCCGATCAGGCGTACCGCGACACGCAAATGCGCCATCAATGGACCCGGCCTCTGTCGATTTGGAACGAAAAGGTCGGCACCTCGCGCAACACCTTATCCGGCAAGCTGTACAGCGGCTGCCCGACCTGGTACCCGCAACAACTGGCGGACGGAACGCCTTTGGCGGAGCGCTATCCGGCGTCGGAATGGCCGTTCACCCTAACCAACTTTAAATCCAATATCCACAGTGCGGTTTCCAACCTCTCGCCGCGCCTGAATTCGATCAAAGGGGTCAACCCGGTCTATATCCATCCGGACGATGCCGCCCGACTGGGGATCCGCACCGGGGACACCTTTGAGATCGAAACTCCAAGTGCCAGTACCCGGGCGCTGGCGATGGTTATTCACGGCGTCAAACCCGGCACCTTAGGCATCGAGCATGGTTTCGGCCATCAGGAGCTGGGCGAGCGGGCCCACTGGATTGGCGATCAGCAACAACCGGTGAAGATGAAATCCAGTGACGGGATCAACATCAATGATATCGGCCTGATTGACCCGACCCGGGAAGGCAAAGGCGTCCTGCTCGACTGGGTGGTTGGGGCTGCTGCCCGCCTCGCCCTGCCGGCCCGGATCCGCAAAGTGTAA
- the nrfD gene encoding NrfD/PsrC family molybdoenzyme membrane anchor subunit, giving the protein MMITEVLVPAQDVAWLPWVVQYFFYIGSAYAAALLFVLSLLFRRQTSHRLRAALVLVMAIGAMVGPLALTGDLHQPGRAWHFYAHFTPWSWMSLGSLFLPIFTALAVLTAWLYLRTDLAALSQSERPLIRKLAWLTLGSWPTPNHTLLASAIVTALSGLTIALYTGAEIAVVASRPLWHQPASPLLWFVTAFLAAVGFTALIYSLLPSDRTHSAQLTPFDHRLLRQTTTSAAVLAFLLIPIWAANNPGFTLYERSDWIINLSVLSLSMLLAAVSSWLVLGRERQVSRLSLSLLTLTTLAAAWLTRWISMIEVQTLARFDVGPYPYQLPLGTNGLLGIAGMFGLWLALALVGSELLQGNAKTGTAPPEPHHRMNHPHISQ; this is encoded by the coding sequence ATGATGATCACCGAAGTTCTTGTCCCGGCGCAGGATGTCGCCTGGCTTCCCTGGGTAGTGCAGTACTTTTTCTACATCGGTTCGGCCTATGCCGCCGCCCTGCTATTTGTACTCAGCCTGTTGTTTCGCCGCCAGACCAGCCACCGGTTACGGGCCGCGCTAGTGCTGGTGATGGCGATTGGCGCCATGGTCGGCCCGCTCGCCCTGACCGGCGATCTTCACCAGCCCGGGCGCGCCTGGCACTTCTACGCCCATTTCACCCCCTGGTCCTGGATGTCACTGGGATCGCTGTTTCTGCCGATCTTTACCGCACTGGCCGTGCTCACGGCCTGGCTCTACCTGCGTACCGATCTCGCAGCCCTCAGTCAGAGTGAGCGCCCACTGATCCGCAAACTCGCGTGGCTGACGCTGGGGTCGTGGCCAACCCCGAACCACACCCTGCTGGCTTCAGCCATCGTGACAGCGCTGTCCGGGCTGACGATCGCCCTGTATACCGGTGCCGAGATCGCCGTCGTCGCCAGCCGCCCCCTGTGGCACCAACCGGCATCGCCACTGCTCTGGTTCGTCACCGCGTTTTTGGCCGCCGTGGGTTTCACGGCGCTGATCTACAGCCTGTTGCCGTCTGATCGCACCCACTCGGCGCAACTGACGCCGTTTGACCACAGATTACTACGACAAACCACCACTTCCGCCGCGGTACTGGCGTTCCTGCTGATCCCGATCTGGGCTGCCAACAATCCCGGTTTTACCTTGTATGAGCGCTCGGACTGGATCATCAACCTGTCCGTGTTATCGCTGAGCATGCTGCTGGCCGCGGTATCCAGCTGGCTGGTCCTCGGGCGCGAGCGCCAGGTGAGCCGACTCAGTCTGAGCCTGCTCACGCTCACCACCCTGGCCGCTGCCTGGCTGACCCGCTGGATCAGCATGATCGAAGTCCAGACCCTCGCCCGCTTTGATGTCGGTCCCTACCCTTATCAGCTGCCGCTCGGCACCAACGGCCTGCTCGGCATTGCCGGAATGTTCGGCCTGTGGCTGGCGTTGGCATTGGTGGGTTCGGAACTGCTCCAGGGCAACGCCAAAACCGGGACCGCACCGCCTGAGCCGCACCATCGCATGAACCACCCGCACATCAGCCAGTAA